One genomic region from uncultured Cohaesibacter sp. encodes:
- a CDS encoding RNA polymerase sigma factor has product MAAVANGDIKAFEQLHGKYFPKLMHFARRITDSTEAAEEVANETLMVVWRTGSRFEGRSKASSWIFGIAYRLSLKQRQKLSRHKGHVLLEETLIDDGQNVAETVMNRKDLTSALQQLTPELRAVVELTYYNGYLYTEIAEILDCPVGTVKTRMMTARKRLRGFLSEDAPNYSENEVA; this is encoded by the coding sequence TTGGCTGCCGTTGCAAATGGCGACATAAAAGCCTTTGAACAATTGCATGGAAAGTATTTTCCGAAACTGATGCATTTCGCAAGGCGCATCACGGATAGTACTGAGGCCGCAGAAGAAGTGGCCAATGAAACCTTGATGGTCGTATGGCGCACAGGAAGCCGGTTCGAAGGACGGTCTAAGGCGTCCTCCTGGATATTCGGCATTGCCTATCGACTATCACTCAAGCAAAGGCAGAAGCTCAGTCGGCATAAAGGCCATGTTCTGCTAGAGGAAACGCTCATAGATGACGGCCAGAATGTCGCTGAGACGGTCATGAACAGGAAGGACCTGACCAGCGCTCTGCAGCAGTTGACACCTGAACTCCGTGCTGTTGTTGAATTGACCTATTACAACGGCTATCTTTATACGGAGATTGCGGAAATTCTGGACTGTCCGGTGGGAACAGTGAAAACGCGCATGATGACGGCAAGAAAACGTCTTAGAGGTTTTTTGTCTGAAGATGCGCCAAATTATTCGGAGAACGAAGTTGCTTAA
- a CDS encoding helix-turn-helix domain-containing protein, with the protein MGSKEAQLHEQIQGKAPVPNIVFSTEQFEKKEQFDAWCDFTTTMSDLKSVAPVTEGFRGRVTSYHLDRLLLTNFELSPMSFTFTKEIVRKSNFDHWCLSIATKGSALSQSDTGSFRATPGKLVLHSYAKPFVGAMDEISYAGLFFSRDDFWDIADALDQNEHQEVTGPMSSIVGDFILSLNNRIDSLTRTESIAVSEAFGHLVRAMVRQTPDALEEAKAPIAAAQFDRARRFIANNLKSPNLSPEMICAGLGISRRQLYYLFGRHGGVVNFIRNRRLAACYNALTRGDEKKLVSSVAYEFGFTNSSTFCRQFQSRYGFSPTEARSAWLSRQKVPGEETGTLSDWLGWLNDG; encoded by the coding sequence ATGGGGTCAAAAGAGGCACAGTTGCATGAACAGATACAGGGCAAGGCTCCTGTTCCAAATATAGTATTCTCAACTGAACAATTTGAAAAAAAAGAACAATTCGATGCCTGGTGCGATTTCACGACAACAATGAGTGATCTGAAATCTGTCGCTCCTGTGACAGAAGGATTTAGAGGTCGCGTCACCTCTTATCATCTTGATCGGTTGTTATTGACCAACTTTGAACTTTCTCCGATGAGTTTCACCTTCACAAAAGAGATTGTACGCAAATCCAACTTTGATCACTGGTGTTTGAGTATCGCGACGAAGGGATCAGCTCTTTCCCAAAGCGATACCGGCAGCTTCAGAGCAACTCCCGGAAAGTTGGTTCTTCACTCTTACGCAAAGCCATTCGTTGGTGCGATGGATGAAATCAGCTATGCCGGACTGTTTTTCAGTCGTGATGATTTTTGGGATATTGCGGATGCCCTTGATCAAAACGAACATCAAGAGGTTACCGGGCCTATGTCTAGTATCGTCGGTGACTTTATTCTTTCCTTGAATAACCGGATAGACAGTTTGACACGCACGGAATCGATTGCTGTCAGCGAGGCTTTTGGTCATCTCGTAAGAGCGATGGTGCGTCAAACACCAGATGCATTAGAAGAAGCAAAAGCACCAATCGCAGCTGCGCAATTTGATCGCGCTCGCCGCTTTATCGCCAATAATCTGAAATCACCAAACCTCTCGCCAGAAATGATCTGTGCAGGTTTGGGAATCTCCCGGCGTCAGCTTTACTATCTTTTCGGAAGACATGGTGGAGTGGTCAATTTCATAAGAAACCGCCGTCTCGCAGCCTGCTACAATGCGCTCACAAGAGGAGATGAAAAGAAACTTGTCAGCTCTGTTGCTTATGAATTTGGTTTCACAAACAGCTCGACTTTTTGTCGGCAGTTTCAATCGCGTTACGGATTTAGCCCAACGGAGGCGCGCTCCGCATGGCTGAGCCGCCAAAAGGTTCCTGGAGAGGAAACCGGTACTCTGAGTGATTGGCTCGGGTGGTTGAATGACGGGTGA
- a CDS encoding S8 family serine peptidase translates to MRRSTLTAIMLLAIGLAYPAFAQSQPFLLKPANTIATKTHLILTVPLADKKALDKIASEIMSRFGVTLTAEWPLKSIDVHCFVVEADPKADMNALIARMLADKQIRTAQKMQEFKTLESRYSDPLFPIQTALKQINAVAAQRYSTGSGVHIAVVDSAIDASHPDLLGRLTPAKDFVGVGQTSVAEDHGTAIAGIIAADVANATGIVGIAPKAQLTSLRACWQAPNEPGECNSFSLARALNFALLNDFDVINLSLGGPPDPLLEELIQSAIEKNIVVVAAWGEDGVATFPASVSGVIAAGGPTKASIPAPSVDVISTAPHNDYRYVSGSSVAAAHVSGILALLLALHPGLPTETLAHALHASIRQRNGDPMIDACAVLHSEAKDTVSCK, encoded by the coding sequence ATGCGGCGCTCAACCCTCACCGCGATTATGCTGCTCGCAATTGGCCTGGCATATCCCGCCTTTGCCCAGTCTCAGCCTTTCTTGCTGAAACCGGCCAACACAATCGCAACCAAGACCCATCTGATCCTGACAGTGCCTCTTGCTGACAAGAAGGCGCTCGATAAAATAGCAAGCGAGATCATGTCACGGTTTGGCGTGACGTTGACCGCCGAGTGGCCGCTCAAATCCATCGATGTCCATTGCTTTGTGGTGGAGGCAGATCCAAAAGCCGACATGAATGCCCTGATTGCCCGGATGCTGGCAGACAAGCAGATCCGCACCGCGCAGAAGATGCAGGAATTCAAAACACTCGAAAGCCGTTATTCAGACCCTCTCTTCCCCATCCAGACGGCGCTGAAACAAATCAACGCCGTCGCAGCGCAACGCTATTCGACAGGATCAGGCGTTCACATTGCAGTGGTGGATTCTGCCATTGATGCAAGCCACCCGGATCTTCTGGGTCGTCTGACACCAGCCAAAGACTTTGTCGGCGTTGGCCAAACGAGCGTTGCTGAAGACCATGGCACGGCAATAGCAGGCATTATTGCAGCTGATGTCGCCAACGCGACGGGCATTGTCGGCATAGCACCGAAGGCGCAATTGACGAGCTTACGGGCCTGCTGGCAGGCCCCGAACGAGCCGGGAGAATGCAACAGCTTTTCTCTCGCCAGAGCGCTCAATTTTGCTCTGTTGAATGACTTTGACGTCATCAACCTGAGTTTGGGGGGGCCACCAGACCCGCTTCTGGAAGAGCTTATCCAGTCAGCAATAGAGAAAAATATTGTGGTGGTTGCGGCATGGGGGGAAGATGGTGTGGCAACCTTTCCTGCTTCAGTTTCAGGCGTTATCGCCGCAGGTGGCCCGACAAAAGCCAGCATACCGGCGCCGTCCGTTGATGTGATCAGCACAGCACCGCATAACGACTATCGCTATGTTTCGGGGTCTTCAGTGGCAGCGGCTCACGTATCGGGTATTTTGGCGCTTCTGCTGGCCTTGCACCCGGGCCTTCCCACCGAGACCCTCGCCCATGCCCTGCATGCTTCGATCAGACAGCGCAACGGAGATCCGATGATCGATGCCTGTGCTGTGCTGCATAGCGAGGCAAAAGACACGGTTTCCTGCAAGTAG
- a CDS encoding serine/threonine-protein kinase, with protein sequence MTDSTIIAPGAGARRFIGKYRIEGILGEGAMGMVYAGQDPDIGRPVAIKTIHKHLINESGGQDWLERFAREARAGGRVLHPNLVTIFDYLQEDGVPYLVMERVRSITLEDRRDAPQALPLEEIHAIISQILSGLACIHAAGIVHRDLKPANVMLADDGVVKLTDFGIARLTAMEATGAGMVGTPAYMAPEQLTGSEVDARADIYACGILLYELLTGRKPYKGGGAEALFAAMRNGQITPPSTHIPSISPELDAVVLKAMSVDPEERFEGAIQMRDALSRVMPIADRTGLIDIAPPPPPTTRKTGSTTTTLLERMSEQSMRKVEHHLTSNIGPIGKVIARRAAASATSTEEMIETVLREFDDEKERDDLRRIMRKALSDTQNQTAATDAFSSEYLQTLTSLMTTELGPIARVVVKKSAQTAGSSQELIRQLSEHIDDDAERQNFVNAAEKLLR encoded by the coding sequence ATGACTGATTCCACTATCATCGCACCAGGGGCTGGCGCACGTCGGTTCATCGGCAAATATCGCATCGAGGGTATTCTTGGTGAGGGCGCGATGGGCATGGTCTATGCCGGTCAGGATCCTGACATTGGCCGGCCGGTTGCGATCAAAACGATCCATAAACACCTGATCAACGAATCTGGTGGTCAGGATTGGCTGGAGCGCTTTGCCCGCGAAGCACGGGCTGGCGGCCGCGTTCTGCACCCCAATCTGGTGACAATTTTCGACTATCTGCAGGAAGATGGTGTGCCCTATCTCGTGATGGAGCGCGTTCGTTCTATCACGCTGGAGGATAGACGTGATGCGCCCCAAGCGCTGCCGCTCGAAGAGATCCACGCGATCATATCGCAAATTCTCTCCGGACTTGCCTGCATCCATGCGGCCGGTATCGTGCATCGCGACCTTAAGCCAGCCAATGTGATGCTGGCTGATGATGGCGTCGTCAAACTGACCGATTTCGGAATTGCCCGGCTCACTGCCATGGAGGCCACCGGAGCAGGCATGGTCGGCACACCAGCATATATGGCACCTGAACAGCTCACCGGAAGCGAAGTCGACGCACGGGCTGATATCTATGCCTGCGGCATTCTGCTGTATGAATTGCTGACAGGTCGCAAGCCCTACAAAGGCGGCGGTGCCGAGGCATTGTTCGCAGCAATGCGCAACGGACAGATCACACCACCGAGCACCCATATTCCCTCGATCAGCCCGGAGCTTGACGCCGTCGTGCTCAAGGCCATGAGCGTTGATCCCGAGGAACGCTTTGAAGGCGCGATCCAGATGCGTGATGCGCTCTCGCGCGTCATGCCAATTGCCGATAGAACAGGCCTCATCGACATAGCGCCGCCCCCTCCCCCTACGACACGCAAGACAGGCTCAACAACGACGACCCTGCTCGAACGCATGAGCGAGCAAAGCATGCGCAAGGTCGAGCATCATCTCACATCCAATATCGGACCAATCGGCAAAGTGATTGCCCGCCGGGCAGCGGCGAGTGCCACCAGCACCGAAGAGATGATCGAGACGGTGTTGCGGGAGTTCGACGATGAAAAGGAACGTGACGATCTGCGCCGCATCATGCGCAAGGCATTGTCAGACACACAGAACCAAACAGCGGCAACAGACGCGTTCTCGAGCGAATATTTGCAGACACTGACAAGTCTCATGACAACCGAGCTTGGGCCGATCGCGCGCGTAGTCGTTAAAAAATCAGCACAAACGGCAGGCTCTTCGCAAGAACTGATCAGACAGCTTTCCGAGCATATCGATGATGATGCTGAACGACAGAATTTCGTCAATGCCGCAGAAAAGCTGCTGCGCTAA
- a CDS encoding haloacid dehalogenase type II encodes MNQAFIFDVFGTLVDWRTGVAEQARDAFTKQGIEIDAFSFADHWRSLYGPAMDEVRSGTRHYVALDVLHRENLDKTLSAFGLDHALDATACDALNRAWEQLPAWTDVHEGMQRLRPLGFLAPCSNASVALSIRLARFAGLNWDTIAGADLAQNYKPKHAVYLNSAKALGLIPEAVVMVAAHNDDLAAAQQAGLRTAFIPRVREHGGGQVSDLKAEGNWDYVADSLTDLARQLESQT; translated from the coding sequence ATGAATCAGGCTTTCATTTTTGATGTTTTCGGAACACTCGTGGATTGGCGAACTGGTGTGGCAGAACAAGCCCGGGATGCCTTCACAAAGCAGGGGATTGAGATTGATGCTTTCAGTTTCGCAGATCATTGGAGAAGTCTTTACGGTCCAGCCATGGATGAGGTGCGATCCGGAACAAGACATTATGTAGCCCTTGATGTGTTGCACCGTGAAAATCTCGATAAAACGCTTTCTGCCTTCGGCCTCGACCATGCCCTTGATGCAACCGCTTGCGATGCTCTGAACCGTGCGTGGGAACAGCTGCCCGCTTGGACTGATGTTCATGAGGGGATGCAGCGTTTGCGGCCCTTGGGCTTTCTTGCTCCCTGTTCCAATGCATCGGTTGCCCTATCCATAAGGCTTGCCCGCTTCGCTGGCTTGAACTGGGACACGATTGCTGGGGCAGACCTCGCTCAAAATTACAAGCCCAAACACGCCGTCTATCTCAATTCTGCCAAGGCTCTCGGGCTTATCCCTGAAGCTGTGGTGATGGTCGCCGCTCATAACGATGATCTTGCCGCCGCCCAACAAGCAGGCCTGCGCACTGCCTTCATTCCACGGGTGCGTGAACATGGTGGAGGGCAAGTGAGTGATCTTAAGGCTGAAGGCAATTGGGACTATGTTGCGGATAGTCTGACGGATCTCGCAAGGCAGCTAGAGTCTCAAACCTGA
- a CDS encoding Tex family protein, which yields MILIEEMSIPSLIASEIGCQAKQVIAAVELIDNGDTIPFIARYRKEVTGGLDDIQLRKLDERLIYLRDFSKRREAVKNAIDAQGKLTDEILDRLGKATTKAELEDIHAPFRVKMKTRAQKAIDKGLLPLADAILAEPQRAPEKLAESFVGEEVADVKAALDGVRDILSERFSLHPDTAAKIRPVVKRSARLKASVVSGKEEEGRKFADYFDHTESWAKAPGHRVLAMLRGQDAEVLSIDIECDDEAVAFSKSAIANDNDVPQGNAFLDKVIDWTWKVKFTTRLTLEMTSEMRERAEKEAIDVFVTNLKALLMAAPAGMKTTMGLDPGIRTGVKVAVVDATGKLLATSTVYPYAPRNDKRGTLAELGALIKRFGVELIAIGNGTASRETDALVADLLSDIEGKKPTKVVVSEAGASVYSASEFASREFPDLDVSLRGAVSIARRLQDPLAELVKIDPKAIGVGQYQHDVDQTRLARALAAAVEDVVNAVGVDVNTASPALLSYVAGVGPSLAEAIVSHRDNNGIFTKRAELKSVPRLGARTFSQCAGFLRVNGGSEPLDASAVHPEAYKVAKRIVADCGRDLRDIMGDANSLQNVDPGKFVTGDFGLPTIRDIIEELKKPGRDPRPQFKTATFKEGINEISDLLPGMRLEGTVTNVAAFGAFVDIGVHQDGLVHISQLSDSFVTDPSKVVKAGQVVKVVVTSVDEKAKRIGLSMKSAPDIGEPVRGRKPAPKSRDKKPDNRRAKGESMGQLGEALSKAFRK from the coding sequence ATGATTTTGATCGAAGAAATGTCCATTCCCTCTCTGATAGCCAGCGAGATCGGCTGTCAGGCAAAACAGGTCATCGCGGCAGTCGAACTCATAGACAATGGCGACACCATTCCATTCATAGCCCGCTACCGTAAGGAAGTGACTGGCGGACTGGACGACATCCAGTTGCGCAAACTCGATGAGCGGCTCATTTACCTTCGCGATTTCTCCAAACGGCGCGAAGCGGTCAAGAATGCGATCGACGCTCAAGGCAAGCTCACCGACGAAATTCTTGACCGTCTTGGCAAGGCGACGACAAAGGCCGAGCTTGAAGACATTCATGCGCCCTTCCGCGTCAAGATGAAGACCCGAGCACAGAAAGCGATTGATAAAGGACTGCTGCCGCTTGCGGACGCTATTCTGGCTGAACCCCAGCGGGCTCCTGAAAAGTTGGCAGAGTCGTTTGTTGGCGAGGAAGTCGCCGACGTTAAAGCCGCTCTGGATGGTGTACGGGACATCCTGTCAGAAAGATTCTCCCTCCATCCTGATACGGCTGCAAAAATCCGCCCTGTTGTGAAGCGATCCGCCCGGCTAAAGGCCAGTGTCGTATCCGGCAAGGAAGAGGAAGGCCGGAAATTCGCGGACTATTTCGATCATACGGAAAGCTGGGCCAAGGCCCCCGGCCACAGGGTTCTGGCCATGTTGCGCGGTCAGGATGCAGAGGTTCTGTCCATTGATATCGAGTGCGATGACGAGGCGGTTGCCTTTTCCAAGTCAGCGATAGCCAACGATAATGACGTGCCACAGGGCAACGCCTTCCTCGACAAGGTCATCGACTGGACATGGAAGGTCAAGTTTACGACGCGCCTTACTCTGGAAATGACGTCCGAGATGCGCGAGCGGGCCGAGAAAGAAGCAATCGACGTCTTTGTTACCAATCTGAAGGCCCTTTTGATGGCGGCCCCTGCGGGGATGAAGACCACAATGGGGCTGGACCCCGGCATCCGCACCGGCGTGAAGGTGGCGGTTGTCGATGCAACGGGCAAGCTTCTGGCGACGAGCACGGTCTACCCTTATGCACCACGCAATGACAAGCGCGGCACATTGGCCGAGCTTGGTGCCCTCATCAAGAGATTTGGCGTGGAGCTGATCGCCATCGGCAATGGCACAGCCTCCCGGGAGACCGACGCATTGGTGGCAGATTTGCTATCTGACATCGAGGGCAAGAAGCCGACGAAGGTCGTCGTCAGCGAGGCTGGCGCATCGGTTTATTCGGCGTCCGAATTTGCTTCTCGCGAGTTTCCCGATCTGGATGTATCGCTGCGGGGAGCTGTGTCTATCGCTCGCCGTTTGCAGGACCCGCTCGCCGAATTGGTGAAAATCGATCCCAAAGCCATCGGCGTCGGACAATATCAGCATGATGTCGACCAAACGCGGCTGGCAAGGGCGCTGGCTGCTGCCGTGGAAGATGTGGTGAATGCGGTTGGTGTTGACGTCAACACCGCGTCGCCAGCGCTATTGTCTTATGTCGCAGGCGTGGGGCCATCTCTTGCCGAAGCCATTGTCAGCCATCGCGACAATAACGGCATCTTCACAAAACGGGCCGAATTGAAATCGGTGCCGCGGCTTGGCGCTCGCACCTTCTCCCAATGCGCCGGTTTTCTGCGCGTAAATGGAGGATCCGAGCCGCTTGATGCATCAGCCGTCCACCCGGAAGCCTACAAGGTCGCCAAGCGCATTGTCGCGGATTGCGGTCGGGATCTCAGGGACATCATGGGCGATGCCAATAGCCTTCAAAATGTCGACCCAGGCAAATTTGTAACCGGAGACTTCGGGCTTCCCACCATTCGGGATATCATCGAGGAGCTCAAGAAGCCCGGACGCGACCCGCGCCCGCAGTTTAAGACAGCCACCTTCAAGGAAGGCATCAACGAGATTTCCGACCTGCTTCCCGGCATGCGGCTGGAAGGCACAGTGACGAATGTTGCAGCCTTTGGTGCCTTCGTTGACATAGGCGTTCATCAGGATGGGCTGGTCCATATCTCTCAGCTATCGGATAGCTTTGTCACCGACCCTTCGAAAGTCGTCAAGGCGGGGCAAGTCGTGAAGGTTGTGGTTACCTCCGTCGATGAGAAGGCCAAGCGCATTGGCCTGTCCATGAAGTCGGCACCAGACATCGGCGAACCGGTGCGAGGAAGAAAGCCTGCGCCCAAGTCACGTGACAAAAAACCAGACAACAGACGGGCCAAAGGCGAGAGCATGGGGCAGTTGGGAGAGGCTCTTTCCAAGGCGTTTCGCAAATAG
- a CDS encoding LysR family transcriptional regulator, with the protein MKPKLDIGTLQALCAIRDLGGVSRAAHHLALSQSAVSHKIRRMEESLGCQLLNRRPGHPTFTQEGERLLSYARRILSINDEAITSLSTEALSGVIRLGITEETSHGTLASVLGRFSRLQPDVTVYTDVSQSLVIADHLQRGELDIGIFQLFSNQRRSDDILLSEEALVWAKSRDWDLDLDRPIPFLAFDEACFYRHWAMESQPQPKHGFATVMKCASLSGIVSALKSGLGVSLISARQISNDLEVIHNGFAKPPQVATILRVRKNSPSHAVKALVRQITITTMANSAV; encoded by the coding sequence ATGAAACCAAAACTCGATATTGGAACGCTTCAGGCCCTATGTGCCATTAGGGATCTGGGAGGTGTCTCGCGCGCAGCTCACCACTTGGCGCTATCTCAATCCGCCGTCTCTCACAAGATACGGCGCATGGAAGAGAGTCTGGGTTGCCAACTGCTCAATCGACGCCCCGGACATCCCACCTTCACACAAGAAGGGGAAAGACTGCTCTCCTATGCCCGTCGCATCCTGTCCATCAATGACGAAGCCATAACCAGTCTGAGCACAGAGGCGCTAAGTGGGGTCATTCGCCTTGGCATCACCGAGGAAACATCGCATGGCACTCTGGCATCTGTTCTTGGTCGCTTCTCCAGACTTCAACCTGATGTCACCGTATATACTGATGTCTCCCAGAGTCTTGTCATTGCAGACCATCTACAGCGTGGAGAGCTGGATATCGGTATTTTCCAGCTATTCTCCAATCAAAGACGCAGTGATGACATCCTGTTGTCTGAGGAAGCATTAGTCTGGGCCAAATCGCGTGATTGGGACCTTGACCTTGATCGGCCAATCCCCTTCCTCGCTTTCGATGAAGCGTGTTTCTATCGACATTGGGCCATGGAAAGCCAGCCGCAGCCAAAGCACGGTTTTGCAACTGTCATGAAATGCGCGAGCCTCTCGGGCATAGTGTCAGCACTCAAATCCGGTCTTGGCGTTTCTCTGATCAGCGCCCGGCAGATCTCAAACGATCTTGAGGTCATTCACAATGGCTTCGCAAAGCCTCCTCAGGTGGCGACTATTTTGCGTGTTCGCAAAAATTCTCCTTCTCACGCGGTTAAAGCTCTGGTCCGGCAGATAACAATCACGACGATGGCCAACTCAGCCGTTTGA
- a CDS encoding DUF3365 domain-containing protein translates to MGLRLKYNIALFLACLIGLLAAAAISYSIVQKSAVEEVKRSANLVRANALAVRSYTVNNIDPLLSDNNDILFLPETVAAFSAQTVFATLQKQFPEFDYKEAALDPTNLADLPNELEKSLINQLRGDPSLDQISTVVEKEGDKFLTIAFPLTIKQKGCLYCHSTPDAAPPAMIDLYGPDHGFGWKLGETVGAQIITAPMAIADKRARETGIILIAGFTVVFLLVFVITNIMLGRIVLRPVRLMSRAAEKVSMGDFSVPEYKKPGNDEISSLSLSFNRVRRSLERAMSMIDD, encoded by the coding sequence ATGGGCTTGCGCCTCAAATATAACATCGCCCTGTTCCTGGCTTGCCTTATCGGCCTGCTGGCAGCTGCCGCGATTTCCTATTCGATTGTGCAGAAATCAGCCGTTGAAGAAGTCAAACGGTCGGCTAATCTGGTGCGAGCCAACGCGCTGGCAGTTCGGTCCTATACGGTCAACAATATCGACCCTCTTCTGTCTGACAATAACGACATCCTTTTTCTGCCGGAAACAGTGGCCGCCTTCTCTGCGCAAACCGTCTTCGCAACCTTGCAGAAGCAATTCCCTGAATTTGACTATAAGGAAGCCGCTCTTGATCCGACCAATTTGGCGGATCTTCCCAACGAGTTGGAAAAATCCCTGATTAACCAGCTCAGAGGAGATCCATCCCTCGATCAAATCTCGACTGTGGTCGAGAAAGAGGGCGACAAGTTTCTGACCATCGCCTTTCCTTTGACGATCAAGCAGAAGGGATGCTTGTACTGTCATTCGACGCCAGATGCAGCCCCTCCTGCCATGATCGACCTTTATGGGCCCGATCATGGATTTGGCTGGAAGCTTGGTGAAACTGTGGGCGCGCAAATCATCACTGCCCCCATGGCCATCGCAGACAAACGGGCCAGAGAAACGGGCATTATTCTGATTGCCGGCTTCACCGTTGTATTCCTGCTCGTCTTCGTCATCACGAACATCATGCTTGGCCGCATTGTGCTCCGCCCTGTGCGCCTCATGTCCAGGGCAGCAGAAAAAGTGAGCATGGGAGACTTCTCAGTGCCGGAATACAAAAAGCCGGGCAATGACGAAATCAGTTCCCTTTCCCTTTCATTCAATCGTGTGAGACGCAGTCTCGAACGAGCCATGAGCATGATCGATGACTGA
- a CDS encoding peptidoglycan-binding domain-containing protein, protein MKARIVTTILAMALWVMPAAAQTDRVVALVISVGDGAQRADDVQTQLQLMGAETLRAHDPNNAQLRSILMRFAREASNARATFIYLDVPAVNFEGRPFILPRGATLNRPTDLFTQAIPIQAFSRSAVQAEQGGAVVITIVPQETLLDGLTNVTTAPEAVPGSSPVLVSKPETFGPILAAMEKSSDEDEVEIGTLLSNMLVKDGISISELPRNRIFLRVQPKAEPEPVALPAPVAEAIDAPDSSGAQDTGGPKQDSALIAPSDPASQSQTSDKSLTNKPAAPAASAEESLEELELLEQTLSRAAKRTVQRELRKQQHYKGLVDGIFGPQTREAIESFQKSRSEKQTGILTRRQLLDLSS, encoded by the coding sequence ATGAAAGCGCGCATCGTCACGACGATTTTGGCAATGGCCCTGTGGGTCATGCCGGCTGCAGCTCAAACAGACCGCGTTGTCGCCCTTGTTATATCTGTAGGGGACGGGGCGCAGCGCGCAGACGATGTACAGACGCAATTGCAGTTGATGGGAGCAGAAACCCTGCGGGCCCATGATCCAAACAATGCCCAGCTTCGATCGATCCTGATGCGCTTTGCGCGCGAAGCGTCCAATGCACGGGCCACATTTATCTATCTGGATGTGCCTGCGGTCAATTTTGAAGGGCGCCCGTTTATTCTACCAAGAGGAGCAACGCTCAACCGGCCGACAGACCTCTTTACGCAAGCCATCCCCATTCAGGCCTTCTCCCGGTCTGCCGTGCAAGCCGAACAAGGTGGAGCCGTCGTCATAACGATCGTGCCACAAGAGACATTGCTCGATGGCCTTACCAACGTGACCACCGCCCCAGAAGCAGTGCCCGGATCTAGCCCGGTTCTGGTTTCGAAACCTGAAACATTTGGCCCCATTCTGGCGGCTATGGAAAAAAGCTCCGATGAGGACGAGGTGGAGATCGGAACCCTGCTGAGCAACATGCTTGTTAAGGACGGTATCTCGATCTCGGAATTACCAAGAAACCGGATCTTTCTTCGGGTACAGCCGAAAGCCGAGCCGGAACCGGTGGCCCTGCCTGCCCCGGTGGCTGAGGCAATAGACGCCCCAGACAGCTCGGGCGCACAGGACACCGGTGGTCCAAAGCAGGATAGTGCTCTGATAGCCCCTTCAGACCCGGCATCACAATCCCAGACATCAGACAAGTCCCTCACAAACAAGCCGGCCGCGCCTGCGGCCTCTGCTGAGGAATCCCTGGAAGAACTAGAGCTTCTGGAACAAACCCTGTCGCGCGCTGCCAAGCGGACTGTTCAGCGCGAACTGCGAAAACAGCAACACTATAAAGGACTGGTTGACGGCATTTTCGGCCCCCAAACCAGAGAGGCTATCGAGTCTTTTCAAAAAAGCCGCTCCGAGAAACAGACCGGAATACTCACACGAAGACAGTTACTGGACCTGAGTTCATAG